From Canis lupus baileyi chromosome 16, mCanLup2.hap1, whole genome shotgun sequence, a single genomic window includes:
- the DPH1 gene encoding 2-(3-amino-3-carboxypropyl)histidine synthase subunit 1 isoform X1: MRRTRWGRKEPGALQRPVHKWAPRERPQERGRTPRGRLANQIPPEILNNPQLQAAIQVLPSNYNFEIPKTIWRIQQAQAKKVALQMPEGLLLFACTIVDILERFTEAEAMVMGDVTYGACCVDDFTARALGADFLVHYGHSCLVPMDTSAQDFRVLYVFVDIRIDTAHLLDSLRLTIPPASSLALVSTIQFVSTLQAAAQELKAEYRVSVPQCKPLSPGEILGCTAPHLPKEVEAVVYLGDGRFHLESVMIANPSVPAYRYDPYSKVLSREHYDHQRMQANRQEAIATARSAKSWGLILGTLGRQGSPKILEHLESRLQALGLTFVRLLLSEIFPSKLSLLPQVDVWVQIACPRLSIDWGTAFPKPLLTPYEAVVALRDISWQQPYPMDFYAGSSLGPWTVNYGRNRPPQTPRRPQLEKEESTCHSPVAACDGCNCGDEKGAPRAQ; the protein is encoded by the exons ATGAGGCGGACCCGATGGGGAAGGAAAGAGCCGGGCGCGTTGCAGCGGCCTGTCCACAAGTGGGCCCCCAGGGAGCGCCCTCAGGAACGAG GTCGAACCCCTCGGGGCCGCTTAGCCAATCAGATTCCCCCCGAGATCCTGAACAACCCCCAGCTGCAGGCAGCCATTCAAGTCCTGCCTTCCAACTATAACTTTGAGATTCCCAAGACCATCTGGAGGATTCAACAGGCCCAGGCCAAAAAGG TGGCCTTGCAAATGCCTGAAGGCCTTCTCCTTTTTGCCTGCACCATCGTGGATATTTTGGAAAG GTTCACAGAGGCTGAAGCAATGGTGATGGGTGATGTGACGTATGGGGCTTGCTGTGTGGATGACTTTACTGCAAGGGCCCTCGGAGCGGACTTCCTGGTGCACTATGGCCACAGCTGCCTGG TTCCCATGGATACCTCAGCCCAAGACTTCCGGGTGCTGTATGTCTTTGTGGACATCCGGATAGATACTGCCCACCTCCTGGACTCTCTCCGCCTCACCATTCCTCCAGCCAGCTCCCTTGCCCTGGTCAGCACCATTCAGTTTGTGTCGACCTTGCAG GCAGCTGCCCAGGAGCTAAAAGCTGAGTACCGTGTGAGTGTCCCGCAGTGCAAGCCCTTGTCTCCTGGGGAGATTCTGGGCTGCACGGCCCCCCATCTGCCCAAAGAGGTGGAAGCTGTTGT ATATCTTGGAGATGGCCGCTTCCATCTGGAGTCTGTCATGATTGCCAACCCCAGTGTCCCTGCTTACCG ATATGACCCATACAGCAAAGTCCTGTCCAGAGAACACTATGACCACCAGCGCATGCAGGCCAACCGCCAAGAAGCCATAGCCACAGCCCGCTCAGCCAAATCCTGGGGCCTTATCCTGGGCACTTTGGGCCGCCAGGGCAGCCCCAAgattctggag CACCTGGAATCTCGTCTCCAAGCCTTGGGACTTACCTTTGTGAGGCTGCTGCTGTCTGAGATCTTCCCCAGCAAGCTTAGCCTACTTCCTCAAGTGGATGT GTGGGTGCAGATAGCATGTCCACGCCTTTCCATTGACTGGGGCACAGCCTTCCCCAAGCCGCTGCTGACACCCTATGAG GCAGTGGTGGCCCTGAGGGACATTTCCTGGCAGCAGCCCTACCCTATGGACTTCTATGCTGGCAGCTCCTTGGGGCCATGGACAGTGAACTACGGACGGAACCGGCCCCCCCAGACCCCCAGGCGGCCCCAGCTGGAGAAG GAGGAGTCCACGTGCCACTCTCCAGTCGCGGCTTGCGACGGTTGCAATTGCGGAGACGAAAAGGGAGCGCCGCGGGCTCAGTGA
- the DPH1 gene encoding 2-(3-amino-3-carboxypropyl)histidine synthase subunit 1 isoform X2 → MMAALAASAAAEPGSRNGTSRGRTPRGRLANQIPPEILNNPQLQAAIQVLPSNYNFEIPKTIWRIQQAQAKKVALQMPEGLLLFACTIVDILERFTEAEAMVMGDVTYGACCVDDFTARALGADFLVHYGHSCLVPMDTSAQDFRVLYVFVDIRIDTAHLLDSLRLTIPPASSLALVSTIQFVSTLQAAAQELKAEYRVSVPQCKPLSPGEILGCTAPHLPKEVEAVVYLGDGRFHLESVMIANPSVPAYRYDPYSKVLSREHYDHQRMQANRQEAIATARSAKSWGLILGTLGRQGSPKILEHLESRLQALGLTFVRLLLSEIFPSKLSLLPQVDVWVQIACPRLSIDWGTAFPKPLLTPYEAVVALRDISWQQPYPMDFYAGSSLGPWTVNYGRNRPPQTPRRPQLEKEESTCHSPVAACDGCNCGDEKGAPRAQ, encoded by the exons ATGATGGCGGCGCTGGCGGCGTCGGCGGCAGCGGAGCCGGGCAGCCGGAACGGCACCAGTCGAG GTCGAACCCCTCGGGGCCGCTTAGCCAATCAGATTCCCCCCGAGATCCTGAACAACCCCCAGCTGCAGGCAGCCATTCAAGTCCTGCCTTCCAACTATAACTTTGAGATTCCCAAGACCATCTGGAGGATTCAACAGGCCCAGGCCAAAAAGG TGGCCTTGCAAATGCCTGAAGGCCTTCTCCTTTTTGCCTGCACCATCGTGGATATTTTGGAAAG GTTCACAGAGGCTGAAGCAATGGTGATGGGTGATGTGACGTATGGGGCTTGCTGTGTGGATGACTTTACTGCAAGGGCCCTCGGAGCGGACTTCCTGGTGCACTATGGCCACAGCTGCCTGG TTCCCATGGATACCTCAGCCCAAGACTTCCGGGTGCTGTATGTCTTTGTGGACATCCGGATAGATACTGCCCACCTCCTGGACTCTCTCCGCCTCACCATTCCTCCAGCCAGCTCCCTTGCCCTGGTCAGCACCATTCAGTTTGTGTCGACCTTGCAG GCAGCTGCCCAGGAGCTAAAAGCTGAGTACCGTGTGAGTGTCCCGCAGTGCAAGCCCTTGTCTCCTGGGGAGATTCTGGGCTGCACGGCCCCCCATCTGCCCAAAGAGGTGGAAGCTGTTGT ATATCTTGGAGATGGCCGCTTCCATCTGGAGTCTGTCATGATTGCCAACCCCAGTGTCCCTGCTTACCG ATATGACCCATACAGCAAAGTCCTGTCCAGAGAACACTATGACCACCAGCGCATGCAGGCCAACCGCCAAGAAGCCATAGCCACAGCCCGCTCAGCCAAATCCTGGGGCCTTATCCTGGGCACTTTGGGCCGCCAGGGCAGCCCCAAgattctggag CACCTGGAATCTCGTCTCCAAGCCTTGGGACTTACCTTTGTGAGGCTGCTGCTGTCTGAGATCTTCCCCAGCAAGCTTAGCCTACTTCCTCAAGTGGATGT GTGGGTGCAGATAGCATGTCCACGCCTTTCCATTGACTGGGGCACAGCCTTCCCCAAGCCGCTGCTGACACCCTATGAG GCAGTGGTGGCCCTGAGGGACATTTCCTGGCAGCAGCCCTACCCTATGGACTTCTATGCTGGCAGCTCCTTGGGGCCATGGACAGTGAACTACGGACGGAACCGGCCCCCCCAGACCCCCAGGCGGCCCCAGCTGGAGAAG GAGGAGTCCACGTGCCACTCTCCAGTCGCGGCTTGCGACGGTTGCAATTGCGGAGACGAAAAGGGAGCGCCGCGGGCTCAGTGA
- the OVCA2 gene encoding esterase OVCA2 has product MGTPARPEARLRGGAIWSRPPYFRLPLGERLLPARGALPGEMAAQQPLRVLALAGFRQSERGFREKTGALRKALRGRAELVCLSGPHLVSGAEGSEGAGPDSEPCLPPEEQPRGWWFSEQEADVFNALSQPTVCRGLEEALGTVAQALKRLGPFDGLLGFSQGAALAALVCALGQAGDARFPLPKFIILVSGFCPRGLGPEESVLQGPLSLPSLHVFGDTDCVIPSQESMQLASRFTGAITLTHPGGHFIPVAAAQRQAYLNFLDQLTE; this is encoded by the exons ATGGGAACACCTGCTCGCCCTGAGGCCCGCCTTCGGGGTGGTGCCATTTGGTCCCGCCCCCCGTACTTCCGACTTCCGCTCGGGGAACGGCTGCTTCCGGCCCGTGGCGCGTTGCCCGGCGAGATGGCGGCTCAGCAGCCCCTGCGGGTGTTGGCCCTGGCCGGCTTCCGGCAGAGCGAGCGGGGCTTCCGCGAGAAGACTGGAGCGCTGAGGAAGGCGCTGCGGGGCCGCGCCGAGCTCGTGTGCCTCAGCGGCCCGCACCTGGTCTCGGGTGCCGAGGGCTCCGAGGGCGCCGGGCCGGACTCCG AGCCCTGCCTTCCGCCGGAGGAGCAGCCTCGAGGCTGGTGGTTTTCAGAACAGGAGGCAGACGTTTTCAACGCCCTGAGCCAGCCCACGGTATGCAGAGGTCTGGAGGAAGCCTTGGGAACCGTGGCACAGGCACTGAAGAGACTGGGGCCTTTTGACGGGCTCCTTGGTTTCAGCCAGGGAGCCGCGTTAGCAGCCCTTGTGTGTGCCCTTGGCCAGGCAGGCGATGCCCGCTTCCCCTTGCCAAAGTTTATCATCCTGGTATCTGGTTTCTGCCCCCGAGGCCTTGGACCCGAAGAATCCGTCCTGCAGGGCCCCTTGTCTCTGCCGTCACTCCATGTTTTTGGAGACACTGACTGCGTCATCCCCTCTCAGGAAAGTATGCAGCTGGCTAGCCGATTCACTGGAGCCATCACACTCACCCACCCTGGTGGTCACTTCATTCCAGTAGCTGCAGCCCAGCGCCAGGCCTATCTCAATTTCTTGGACCAGTTAACAGAGTGA